Below is a genomic region from Spirosoma radiotolerans.
TAAAGTCAGTGAAAGCGCTCAGATGAGCTCCATTGATATACCAGTTAGTCAGATCAAAAAAATACCGGCTTTTCTGGGCGAGAAAGACGTTCTGAAAGTGCTTCAACTCATGCCGGGCGTACAAAAAGGCTCAGAAGGGCAAACGGGAATTTATGTTCGGGGGGGCGGCCCCGAACAGAACCTTATTATTCTGGACGATGCGGTCGTTTATAACGCTAACCATCTCTTTGGTTTCTTTTCGGTCTTTAATGGCGATGCGATCAAAAGTGTCGAACTCATAAAAGGCGGTTTTCCAGCGCGGTATGGCGGGCGGCTTTCGTCGGTTATCGACCTGAACATGAAAGAGGGAAACCGCGAAAAACTGCATGGCGAAGGCGGTATTGGCCTGATTGCCTCCCGACTTCTGCTCGAAGGACCATTGACGAAAAACAAGAAGGCCGGGCCGCGTTCGGCATCCTTTCTTATTTCGGGTCGGCGGACGTACCTGGATATACTGGCAGCCCCCCTGATTCGAGCGCAGTCGGGTGGGACGCTGACGGCAGGGTATTATTTTTATGACCTCAACGCCAAAGCAAACTACGACTTCGGGCCAAAAAACAAACTCTACTTAAGCACCTACTTTGGCCGAGACCGGTTTTACGCGAACGACACCGATGAAAGCACCGACACCGGATTGAGCTGGGGCAACGCAACGGCTACACTTCGCTGGAACCACTTATTCAATCAGAAGCTATTTTCGAATCTATCCCTGATTTTCAGTGACTATAAATTTCAGATCTCATCAGTCGAGAAGAGCACACAGGGAACGGATACGTATTCGCTTTTCTATAATTCGGGGATTCGGGATTTCTCACTGAAATACGACGTAGACTATTACCCGACGCCCCAGCACTCGGTGCGCATGGGGCTGCAAAGTACCTATCATCGCTTTACGCCCAGCGCTGTTGTCCTGCAAAACGCGGGCATTAATCAGTCAGTCAACAATGTCGATAACATCGATGTGCTGGAATCGGGTATTTATGCGGAGGATACGTGGCGTCCGTCCAACCGGTTACGCCTGAACGCGGGGTTTCGGCTAAGTTATTTTCAGCAACAAAAGGCGCAGTACATTCGGCCGGAACCGCGCTTGTCAGCGGCTCTCACCATCAGGCCGGATTTATCCATCAAGGCTTCCTATGCGTTGATGAACCAGTATGTGCACCTGCTCTCGAATACGGGCATTGGCCTCCCCACTGATTTATGGGTGCCGACGACCGATATTGTCAAGCCGCAGCAGTCGCAACAGGTAGCCATTGGCGTTGCCAAAGACTTTGTCGACAAAGGCGTAACCCTCACCGTAGAAGGTTATTATAAGGCGATGAACAACATCATCAACTACAAAGAAGGCGCCAGTTTTCTGCTGATTAATGATCCCACGTCGGCCAACAGTGTTCGTTGGGAAGACAATGTAACGGCAGGCCGGGGCTGGTCGTATGGTGCCGAAATGTTGCTCCAGAAGAAAGTGGGGCGATTCTCTGGCTGGCTAGGATATACGCTTTCCTGGACGCAATGGCAATTTGCCGAACTGAATGGTGGCAAGCCCTACTACCCGCGCTACGATCGGCGGCACGACATTTCACTGGTTGGTATTTATGAACTCAACAAGCGCATCACATTATCAGCAACCTGGGTATACGGCACCGGTAATGCCCTGACGGTGCCTATTGGCCGTTTTGGTACATACCGGGCCAGCAATACGCTGGTGTATGGCGGTGATCCTGCTCTCAACCAATTGCTTTTTCAGAATGTCCGTACGTCTGATGATTATGGCACACAGAAGAACAGTTTTCGAGCAGAACCCTATCACCGATTTGACGTTGGCATTCAGTTCCATAAACAGAAAAAGCATCATGAACGCACTTGGGAGGTTAGCGTTTACAATCTCTACAACCGCCGAAATCCATTTTTCTACCGACTTGAGTCCGTGTCAGCCACATCGACGGAAGCCGCCCGAACGGCTCTGTTTCGTTACTCGGTTTTCCCTATTGTTCCCGCCATCAGCTATAACATCAAATTCTGATGCACTCTTTTACTCAACTCTGTACTACGCTCAACACATGCGTTAACGGCCTGACTGTGGCTTTGCTTTTGAGTGGTTGCAGCAGCCTGCGAAACGAAGTCGATCCCAGCCAATTGGGACTGGCATCGCCTAAACTTGTCATTAGCGGTTATTTATCTCCTCAGGATACCACGTTAGCGATAAAAGTAATCCGCTCGAACACCGTGGTGGGCGATAGCCTTAGCCAATTACAGACGGGCAATGACATTACCGACGCTACCGTGACGCTGTCTGATGGTAACAAATCGGTCCAGTTGCAGTACACCAGTACGCGTCCTACCGATTCAACCAGGCAGTCCTATTACAGCGCAAGCGCTCAATTATTACCCATCTTGGCAGGCCGGACATACAAACTTTCCGTAGTGACCGCTAACGGTCAGCGCGCCAGCAGCACCTGCACCATACCAGCTCCGGTTAAACTGAAGTCCATCACCTTCGACTCATTAACCCAAAACCAGGGGCGCTCGCTGGTGCGCCGGTATTTTATTAAAGCCCTTTGGACAGACCCTGCCAGACAGGATAATTTTTACCAGTTGGTCGGTTATTTTCGCTACCGAAGTAAACTGGATCAGATCGGTAACTTCCCCTTAACGTATGACGATGACAATCGGGGTCTGCTCACCGACGAAGGTTTAGATGGAACAGTACTGGTTTCAGG
It encodes:
- a CDS encoding DUF4249 domain-containing protein; this translates as MHSFTQLCTTLNTCVNGLTVALLLSGCSSLRNEVDPSQLGLASPKLVISGYLSPQDTTLAIKVIRSNTVVGDSLSQLQTGNDITDATVTLSDGNKSVQLQYTSTRPTDSTRQSYYSASAQLLPILAGRTYKLSVVTANGQRASSTCTIPAPVKLKSITFDSLTQNQGRSLVRRYFIKALWTDPARQDNFYQLVGYFRYRSKLDQIGNFPLTYDDDNRGLLTDEGLDGTVLVSGRSFLTSTTFKTNESTSFYGQYQTASVTVNLMSVEQTYYRFQEAVIRQRRVRNNPFAEPVLIPSNIEGGLGCFAGYNNATTTFTLK
- a CDS encoding TonB-dependent receptor; this translates as MPNYLPGFLLVLLSISLLKAQIPTRRFTVSGYVHETGSQEALIGVNVYLPGTTTGTTTNTYGFYSLTIPAQDSLQLAYSFVGYDIVSRTISLRTNQTLNISLTPGRALTEVDVKAGRLTNKVSESAQMSSIDIPVSQIKKIPAFLGEKDVLKVLQLMPGVQKGSEGQTGIYVRGGGPEQNLIILDDAVVYNANHLFGFFSVFNGDAIKSVELIKGGFPARYGGRLSSVIDLNMKEGNREKLHGEGGIGLIASRLLLEGPLTKNKKAGPRSASFLISGRRTYLDILAAPLIRAQSGGTLTAGYYFYDLNAKANYDFGPKNKLYLSTYFGRDRFYANDTDESTDTGLSWGNATATLRWNHLFNQKLFSNLSLIFSDYKFQISSVEKSTQGTDTYSLFYNSGIRDFSLKYDVDYYPTPQHSVRMGLQSTYHRFTPSAVVLQNAGINQSVNNVDNIDVLESGIYAEDTWRPSNRLRLNAGFRLSYFQQQKAQYIRPEPRLSAALTIRPDLSIKASYALMNQYVHLLSNTGIGLPTDLWVPTTDIVKPQQSQQVAIGVAKDFVDKGVTLTVEGYYKAMNNIINYKEGASFLLINDPTSANSVRWEDNVTAGRGWSYGAEMLLQKKVGRFSGWLGYTLSWTQWQFAELNGGKPYYPRYDRRHDISLVGIYELNKRITLSATWVYGTGNALTVPIGRFGTYRASNTLVYGGDPALNQLLFQNVRTSDDYGTQKNSFRAEPYHRFDVGIQFHKQKKHHERTWEVSVYNLYNRRNPFFYRLESVSATSTEAARTALFRYSVFPIVPAISYNIKF